A DNA window from Sporosarcina sp. ANT_H38 contains the following coding sequences:
- a CDS encoding polysaccharide deacetylase family protein has product MNSYIWVDNQPIKTSYLMQNGHVMIPVLFFKHTGASVDWNTKYQSVDIERHNIVSFPSEKNYMDYYIRKSRKWKRDKIAATITSLGSGTYIPLVTTAQKMGMKVTYDVSKNRMFIQTNTPADEKPVVYHSGNTTEKKIALTFDDGPDNIYTAKILDILSEKGVQATFFVLGQQVKYFPDFAKRIVSDGHTIANHTWNHPELSKLTTADVIQQVKSTTKEIETVTGVKTDLFRPPYGDYTAADLRVLQERGYKSVLWSVDTKDFSGNSAKDILAIVHRDKSPGGIVLQHNFQPLDRRLDGTVEALPQIIDQLRKEGYEFVTVDNLIKC; this is encoded by the coding sequence ATGAACTCATATATTTGGGTGGATAATCAACCCATAAAAACAAGCTATCTTATGCAAAATGGACACGTAATGATTCCTGTCTTATTTTTTAAGCATACAGGCGCATCGGTAGATTGGAATACCAAGTATCAATCTGTGGATATAGAAAGACATAACATCGTGTCCTTTCCGTCAGAAAAGAATTACATGGATTATTATATTAGGAAATCGCGCAAGTGGAAACGCGACAAGATTGCTGCAACTATCACTTCCCTCGGATCAGGAACTTATATTCCATTAGTAACTACAGCTCAGAAAATGGGCATGAAAGTAACGTATGATGTAAGTAAGAACAGAATGTTTATTCAAACTAATACACCGGCTGATGAAAAGCCTGTGGTTTATCATTCTGGTAATACAACTGAAAAGAAGATAGCACTAACATTTGATGATGGCCCGGATAACATATATACTGCGAAAATATTAGACATTCTCAGCGAAAAGGGAGTGCAGGCAACTTTCTTTGTTTTAGGCCAACAGGTTAAATATTTTCCGGATTTTGCAAAGCGCATAGTGAGTGACGGACACACAATTGCAAATCATACATGGAATCATCCTGAACTTTCCAAATTAACTACTGCAGACGTCATTCAACAAGTGAAATCTACTACCAAAGAAATTGAGACAGTAACAGGGGTGAAAACAGATTTATTTAGACCTCCCTATGGCGACTATACAGCAGCAGATCTTAGAGTTTTACAAGAGCGTGGTTACAAGTCAGTTCTGTGGTCAGTGGATACTAAAGATTTTAGTGGTAACTCAGCTAAAGATATTTTAGCAATTGTGCACAGAGATAAATCACCAGGTGGAATCGTGTTACAGCATAATTTTCAACCATTAGACCGTAGATTAGATGGTACTGTAGAGGCACTGCCTCAAATTATTGACCAGTTACGTAAAGAAGGATATGAATTTGTAACAGTGGACAATCTTATTAAGTGTTAA
- a CDS encoding YqzM family protein, with protein sequence MNEFEHDVQSKRNDLIDSGIGFIVAFVAFSAIFVIATIIDVVAS encoded by the coding sequence ATGAATGAGTTTGAACACGATGTACAGTCCAAACGCAATGATTTAATCGATTCAGGAATCGGCTTTATAGTCGCTTTCGTAGCATTCTCAGCTATTTTTGTTATTGCTACAATAATCGACGTAGTCGCTAGCTAA
- a CDS encoding M15 family metallopeptidase, with amino-acid sequence MLKLLLLSLFAFVAYQSFLFIKGNPGSLDQVKYELNVETLPTELHPIVAEKVGVLKEKTAEKEIKILITDDYRSFEEQDEIYDKGRRTPGKVVTHSEGGESYHNFGLAVDFALQLENGNVIWDIEYDGNGNGQSDWFEAAEIAKELGFQWGGDWREFKDYPHLQMDFGLTINNLQEGKRPQIPS; translated from the coding sequence ATACTGAAATTATTGCTGTTATCCCTCTTTGCATTTGTCGCCTATCAATCTTTCTTATTCATAAAGGGAAATCCTGGATCATTGGACCAGGTTAAATACGAATTAAATGTAGAGACTCTACCAACTGAACTGCACCCCATTGTAGCTGAGAAAGTGGGGGTTTTAAAAGAAAAAACAGCAGAAAAAGAGATTAAAATCCTGATCACAGATGATTACCGTTCGTTTGAGGAGCAAGATGAAATTTATGATAAGGGCAGAAGAACTCCCGGAAAAGTAGTTACTCATTCGGAGGGAGGCGAATCCTATCACAACTTTGGCCTTGCAGTCGATTTTGCTCTTCAGCTTGAGAATGGTAATGTGATCTGGGATATTGAATATGATGGGAACGGAAATGGTCAATCAGACTGGTTTGAGGCTGCAGAAATTGCAAAGGAGCTGGGCTTTCAATGGGGAGGAGACTGGCGCGAATTTAAAGATTATCCTCATCTTCAGATGGATTTTGGCTTAACCATTAACAATCTGCAAGAAGGAAAACGTCCCCAAATACCCAGCTAA
- a CDS encoding DNA internalization-related competence protein ComEC/Rec2: protein MYVAIPVAVSAFAAYGSAYLLLCNLFLLPIFLNRKEDILTPILAVTAAIFSFFYISATIPVLVETGDATLTLTWVDNVKIDGAKMKGFAKTSSDETVYAIYTISSEQEKARLLEINIPSVTFTVSGEFREPDIPSHDFSFDMKKYMRMYGASAIFEADTIIKTANKTGIRTRLSEQRRKVKNHIGATFPETLIVEAEALLIGDRSNMDEELAANYRTLGITHLFAISGLHVGLLTFMLRELLLRVTIRKETTDTLLMALLPLYAVIAGGAPSVWRAVTVTILVLLASSGRLRVRLDDALAISAICFILYQPFVLFQPGFQLSYLAACSLIYSSGILAKAKTAIGVSFLVTSISQLSLYPVLLFHFHELSISSFVVNLVYVPLYSIIILPANIVLLFMTSVLPKVAGLLIMVYEPFRGVVGDVTSWISSLPYQLWTPGQPDALWAFIAVAGVLLFFIRCEEGDNVLKSLSFVIMPALIIHIIPYMDSTLKVTFLDVGQGDSIVIELPYRKAVYVIDTGGLVTFGEPTWKTPTKQFEVGRKIVVPYLKGRGITTIDKLIISHADADHMEGADEVLEELEVAEIHISPGSELEVSMREIIRIVEDKRIPILSMKEGISWIEGNSTFHYVAPKEGRYDGNASSLILFMTTSGPSFLFTGDLEQEGEAQFLRDYGHSDFDPVILKAGHHGSRTSSTEPFVVALRPKLTIFSAGRNSRYGHPHPEVVETFEKKGLPTMSTAEFGSITVTVKKDIVEISSMKK, encoded by the coding sequence ATGTATGTAGCAATCCCGGTCGCCGTATCAGCTTTTGCTGCATACGGTTCGGCTTATCTACTTCTCTGTAATTTGTTTCTTCTCCCTATCTTCTTGAACAGAAAAGAAGATATCCTCACACCTATCCTCGCGGTCACGGCCGCTATCTTTTCTTTTTTCTATATTTCAGCGACGATTCCCGTCCTTGTAGAAACCGGCGATGCTACACTTACTCTCACTTGGGTCGATAATGTGAAAATTGATGGCGCCAAGATGAAAGGTTTTGCAAAAACCTCTTCTGATGAAACAGTTTACGCCATCTATACAATCAGCAGTGAACAAGAAAAGGCACGCCTTCTTGAGATAAATATTCCTTCCGTGACATTTACGGTGTCTGGTGAATTTCGAGAACCCGATATTCCCTCACATGACTTTTCTTTTGACATGAAGAAATATATGAGAATGTATGGGGCGTCAGCAATATTTGAAGCAGATACGATTATTAAAACAGCTAACAAAACGGGAATTCGTACTCGGTTATCCGAGCAGAGACGGAAAGTGAAAAATCATATCGGAGCCACATTCCCTGAGACATTGATAGTGGAGGCAGAAGCTTTGCTGATCGGTGATCGAAGTAACATGGATGAAGAATTAGCTGCAAATTACCGCACACTGGGTATCACGCATCTCTTTGCGATTTCTGGATTGCATGTCGGACTGCTGACATTCATGTTACGGGAATTGCTACTAAGAGTAACTATAAGAAAAGAAACAACCGATACACTTCTTATGGCACTGCTGCCTCTGTATGCCGTTATAGCGGGAGGGGCGCCTTCAGTCTGGCGTGCGGTTACGGTGACTATACTTGTCCTTCTCGCGTCATCAGGAAGGCTAAGGGTGAGACTTGATGACGCGTTGGCGATAAGTGCGATTTGTTTTATTCTATATCAACCGTTTGTTCTATTTCAACCAGGTTTTCAGTTATCTTATTTGGCAGCTTGTTCGCTCATTTATTCCTCTGGTATTTTAGCCAAGGCAAAGACTGCTATTGGTGTATCATTTCTCGTAACATCTATTAGCCAACTTTCATTGTATCCAGTCTTGCTGTTCCATTTTCATGAACTGTCCATTTCATCATTTGTTGTTAATCTTGTTTATGTACCTCTCTATTCAATTATCATTTTGCCTGCAAATATTGTTTTGCTTTTTATGACTTCGGTGTTACCGAAGGTGGCTGGCCTCTTAATCATGGTATATGAGCCTTTCAGGGGAGTCGTAGGAGACGTGACAAGTTGGATTTCATCATTACCCTATCAACTATGGACGCCAGGGCAACCTGATGCGCTATGGGCTTTTATTGCAGTAGCAGGGGTCCTTCTGTTTTTTATCCGCTGTGAAGAAGGGGATAATGTTCTCAAGTCGTTGTCATTTGTAATCATGCCAGCGCTAATTATCCATATTATACCGTATATGGACAGCACGTTAAAAGTTACGTTTCTAGATGTCGGACAAGGGGACAGTATCGTCATTGAACTGCCTTATCGAAAAGCAGTTTATGTGATTGATACAGGTGGGCTAGTTACATTTGGGGAACCGACTTGGAAAACTCCAACAAAGCAGTTTGAAGTCGGCAGGAAAATCGTCGTTCCTTATTTGAAAGGCCGTGGTATCACCACAATTGACAAACTAATAATCTCTCACGCTGATGCAGATCATATGGAAGGAGCAGATGAGGTTTTAGAAGAGCTGGAAGTTGCAGAAATTCATATTTCACCAGGAAGTGAATTGGAAGTATCGATGAGAGAGATAATACGGATTGTAGAGGACAAACGCATACCGATTTTGTCGATGAAAGAAGGGATATCATGGATAGAAGGAAATTCGACATTTCATTATGTGGCTCCTAAAGAAGGGAGATATGACGGGAATGCAAGTTCACTTATCTTATTCATGACAACATCGGGGCCTTCGTTTTTATTTACAGGAGATTTGGAACAAGAGGGAGAAGCCCAATTTCTTCGCGACTATGGGCATTCTGATTTTGATCCTGTTATTTTGAAAGCAGGACACCATGGCAGCAGGACATCGAGTACTGAGCCGTTCGTCGTTGCGCTTCGTCCAAAGTTAACCATCTTTTCAGCGGGCAGGAACAGCAGATATGGACATCCTCATCCAGAGGTCGTTGAAACGTTTGAGAAAAAAGGGTTACCAACGATGTCTACGGCCGAATTTGGATCGATTACTGTAACTGTCAAAAAAGATATAGTTGAAATTTCAAGCATGAAAAAATGA
- the gpr gene encoding GPR endopeptidase, whose translation MEKYDLYRTDLLDESEEMVRHRTENDKNRLKESDGVSFGENRLGRVIVTSVKVDAQGEKKIGKKQGTYITLTVPALTADDREGLADMSRILIEKLDEILVDFTTLKTGKILLIGLGNRDITPDAVGPLTMDWLKNIVPNYYSEDGSEVFVYAPGVTIQTGLETADFVNALVTEIKPDLLIVVDALAARDSSRLCRTIQLTDTGIHPGSGVGNSRKEISKETLGIPVIAIGIPTVVDGPVLIADAINSMFGYIASKIEEKDSPSSRLSVTPWLRTENKDADRANLLPIFGDWATWPHEDRIQLFEEVLTNHDLRTFVSPKEIDAWVSLYAETLAGSLTDWISTIKNSH comes from the coding sequence ATGGAGAAGTATGATTTATATCGAACGGATCTACTGGATGAGAGTGAAGAAATGGTCCGTCACCGGACGGAAAATGATAAAAACAGGTTAAAAGAATCGGATGGTGTCTCATTTGGTGAAAATAGGTTAGGTCGGGTCATCGTGACTTCGGTAAAAGTGGACGCGCAAGGTGAGAAGAAGATTGGGAAGAAACAAGGAACCTATATCACACTGACGGTCCCGGCACTTACGGCAGATGATCGTGAAGGGCTAGCAGATATGTCGCGGATACTGATTGAGAAACTGGATGAGATACTTGTGGATTTCACGACGCTTAAAACAGGGAAAATTCTTTTAATAGGTCTTGGTAATCGCGACATCACGCCCGATGCAGTTGGCCCATTGACAATGGATTGGTTGAAAAATATTGTGCCTAACTATTATTCCGAAGATGGAAGCGAAGTATTCGTCTATGCACCAGGTGTAACGATTCAGACTGGATTGGAAACAGCTGACTTTGTAAATGCCTTGGTCACTGAAATAAAACCTGATTTGCTGATTGTCGTTGATGCCCTTGCTGCAAGGGATAGCTCAAGGTTATGCCGGACAATTCAGTTGACGGATACTGGTATCCATCCAGGCTCTGGCGTTGGCAATAGCCGTAAGGAAATATCAAAAGAAACACTTGGAATCCCTGTAATCGCAATCGGAATACCAACGGTCGTTGACGGTCCTGTTCTTATTGCGGACGCCATCAATTCAATGTTTGGTTATATTGCTTCAAAAATAGAGGAGAAGGACAGTCCTTCATCGCGACTTTCCGTCACCCCCTGGCTGCGCACTGAAAACAAAGATGCTGACCGGGCTAACTTGCTGCCGATCTTTGGTGATTGGGCAACATGGCCGCATGAAGACCGCATCCAACTGTTTGAAGAGGTGTTGACGAACCATGATCTTCGTACGTTCGTTTCTCCGAAAGAGATTGATGCTTGGGTATCTCTTTATGCGGAAACACTTGCAGGTTCATTGACGGATTGGATTTCAACTATAAAAAACAGTCATTGA
- the spoIIP gene encoding stage II sporulation protein P has translation MKKTLQIWGTLILFLFLFPMFITSFPKGQSPKSSNLVKDSTYMVYASNIMEEETVPELEPEPEPEPEIEIESTSVTEGKALLYFTHFHEAFKPVTQAKEGKVTVSHNTENITKFGEKLKTQLQFNGIETDMLVVEVPHTGAYNSIRPHVEKQMQEKKYDLIIDLHRDSVGPNITTIAYDEDQYAKVAFVIGMEHPNFERNRAKALLLKKEMELLVPGITRDLVMKHGPSVDGKYNQDLDPSLLVVELGGIGNSEDQLNRTVTVLAKAAATVIENSNLVE, from the coding sequence TTGAAAAAGACACTGCAAATATGGGGCACACTTATCTTATTTCTCTTCCTGTTTCCGATGTTTATCACATCATTTCCGAAGGGACAGTCGCCGAAATCTTCTAATCTTGTGAAAGATTCTACTTACATGGTATACGCCTCCAACATAATGGAAGAGGAAACAGTGCCAGAGCTAGAGCCGGAGCCAGAGCCAGAGCCAGAGATTGAGATAGAGTCAACATCAGTGACTGAAGGGAAAGCGTTACTCTATTTCACTCATTTTCACGAAGCCTTTAAACCTGTGACACAAGCTAAAGAAGGTAAAGTCACTGTTTCACACAACACTGAAAACATAACGAAGTTTGGTGAGAAATTAAAGACTCAACTCCAATTCAATGGAATTGAAACGGATATGTTAGTTGTAGAAGTACCCCATACCGGTGCCTATAATTCGATTCGACCACATGTAGAAAAACAGATGCAAGAAAAAAAGTATGATTTGATAATCGATCTTCATAGGGATTCAGTTGGCCCGAATATAACAACAATTGCGTACGATGAAGACCAATATGCGAAAGTGGCATTTGTTATTGGCATGGAACATCCGAATTTTGAGCGTAATCGTGCAAAGGCGTTGCTGCTGAAAAAGGAAATGGAACTACTTGTACCTGGAATCACACGAGACTTGGTCATGAAGCACGGACCTAGCGTTGATGGGAAGTACAATCAAGATCTAGATCCATCACTTCTTGTCGTAGAGCTTGGGGGGATAGGAAACTCTGAGGATCAACTAAATCGTACAGTTACCGTGCTAGCGAAGGCGGCTGCAACTGTCATTGAAAACTCCAACCTTGTTGAATAG
- the lepA gene encoding translation elongation factor 4 — protein sequence MNHEERAARQKNIRNFSIIAHIDHGKSTLADRILEQTQTLTSREMKSQTLDSMDLERERGITIKLNAVQLTYSAKDGQEYTFHLIDTPGHVDFTYEVSRSLAACEGAILVVDAAQGIEAQTLANVYLALDNELEILPVINKIDLPAADPERVRKEIEDVIGLDASEAVLASAKAGIGIVDILEQIVEKVPAPQGDPEAPLQALIFDSHYDPYKGVIVNIRVMQGTVRPGDKIHMMATGKDFEVLELGVFTPKISPRDELTVGDVGYLSASIKNVGDTRVGDTITSVINPASEALAGYRRLNPMVFCGLYPIDTSKYNELRDALEKLELNDSALEFEAETSQALGFGYRCGFLGLLHMEIIQERIEREFNVELITTAPSVVYNVVLTDGSEMKVDNPAMMPDGQKVDYVEEPYVKASIMVPNEYVGSVMELCQKKRGNFMTMDYMDSTRVNIIYELPLAEIVYDFFDQLKSGTKGYASLDYELIGYKQSKLVKMDILLNGEQVDAFSFIVHRDFSYDRGKAIVEKLRKLIPRQQFEVPVQAAIGQKIVARSTIKSMGKNVLAKCYGGDISRKRKLLDKQKEGKKRMKQVGSVEVPQEAFMAVLRMDED from the coding sequence ATGAATCATGAAGAGAGAGCGGCACGTCAAAAAAACATACGAAATTTTTCTATTATCGCCCACATTGATCACGGGAAATCAACATTGGCGGATCGTATTCTTGAACAGACCCAAACATTAACATCAAGAGAAATGAAGTCACAAACGTTGGATTCGATGGATCTTGAGAGAGAACGTGGAATCACGATTAAATTGAACGCAGTACAGTTGACGTATTCGGCAAAAGACGGGCAGGAATACACATTCCACCTAATTGATACGCCAGGACACGTCGATTTTACATATGAAGTGTCGCGAAGTCTTGCTGCTTGTGAAGGTGCAATACTTGTTGTTGATGCAGCGCAGGGAATCGAAGCGCAAACGCTAGCGAATGTCTATTTGGCACTTGATAATGAGCTTGAAATATTACCTGTTATCAATAAAATTGATTTACCTGCAGCAGACCCAGAACGTGTGAGGAAAGAAATTGAAGATGTTATCGGACTTGACGCTTCTGAAGCGGTCCTTGCATCTGCAAAAGCGGGTATCGGAATCGTAGATATTTTAGAACAGATTGTTGAGAAGGTTCCTGCTCCACAAGGAGATCCAGAAGCTCCGCTGCAAGCGCTAATTTTTGACTCGCATTATGACCCGTACAAAGGGGTTATTGTTAATATCCGAGTTATGCAAGGTACGGTTAGGCCGGGCGATAAGATTCATATGATGGCAACTGGTAAAGATTTTGAAGTCCTTGAATTAGGTGTCTTTACACCTAAAATATCTCCTCGAGATGAATTGACTGTAGGAGACGTAGGCTATTTATCTGCATCGATTAAAAACGTTGGAGATACACGTGTTGGGGATACGATTACAAGTGTAATAAATCCAGCAAGCGAAGCGCTGGCTGGTTATCGCCGCTTGAATCCAATGGTATTCTGCGGACTTTATCCAATCGATACATCGAAATACAATGAACTACGTGATGCACTTGAAAAATTAGAATTGAATGACTCGGCACTTGAATTTGAAGCCGAGACATCACAAGCCCTTGGTTTCGGTTATCGTTGTGGATTCCTAGGACTATTGCATATGGAAATTATCCAGGAACGGATTGAACGTGAATTCAATGTCGAATTGATCACAACAGCACCGAGTGTTGTATACAATGTAGTCCTAACAGACGGTTCTGAGATGAAAGTGGACAACCCGGCGATGATGCCTGATGGACAAAAAGTCGATTATGTTGAAGAACCATATGTAAAAGCATCTATTATGGTTCCGAATGAATATGTCGGTTCTGTTATGGAATTGTGCCAGAAGAAACGCGGTAACTTCATGACAATGGATTATATGGATTCTACACGTGTCAATATCATTTATGAATTGCCACTTGCAGAAATCGTCTATGACTTCTTCGATCAATTGAAGTCAGGTACAAAAGGGTATGCGTCACTTGACTATGAACTGATTGGCTATAAACAATCGAAACTCGTTAAAATGGACATCCTCTTAAACGGCGAACAAGTCGATGCATTCAGCTTCATCGTGCACAGAGACTTCTCGTATGATCGTGGAAAAGCAATCGTTGAAAAATTACGTAAGCTAATCCCGAGACAGCAGTTTGAAGTGCCAGTACAGGCGGCAATCGGACAAAAAATCGTCGCACGTTCTACTATCAAATCGATGGGTAAAAACGTATTAGCTAAATGTTACGGAGGAGATATCTCCCGTAAACGTAAACTTCTTGATAAACAAAAAGAAGGTAAAAAACGAATGAAACAAGTAGGATCTGTTGAAGTACCTCAAGAAGCATTCATGGCTGTTTTGAGGATGGACGAGGATTAA
- a CDS encoding tyrosine-type recombinase/integrase, with amino-acid sequence MKNKLKYGAHYSESDHVCVKECGSIVTPSVIKYNTRKMQEKFGIEFNFHSLRHTHATMLMENGAKVKDIQARLGHSRSAITIDTYSHLTQKMQNESVDIFEQAKRDVE; translated from the coding sequence ATGAAGAACAAACTCAAATACGGCGCTCACTATTCTGAATCAGATCATGTATGCGTGAAAGAATGTGGAAGCATCGTCACACCGTCAGTTATTAAATATAATACACGAAAAATGCAAGAGAAATTTGGAATTGAATTTAACTTTCACTCCCTACGCCACACCCATGCCACGATGCTAATGGAGAACGGCGCAAAGGTGAAAGATATCCAGGCACGTTTAGGTCACAGTAGGTCTGCTATCACGATTGATACCTACTCTCATTTAACTCAGAAGATGCAAAATGAGTCAGTAGATATTTTCGAACAAGCCAAGCGTGATGTAGAGTAA
- the holA gene encoding DNA polymerase III subunit delta, with the protein MATAIWKKIAAGEIDPVYLLTGLEQHLFDSTITRLKKALPDIDAASVIRFDLDETPVEAVIEEADTLPFLEDRKLIIAGNASFLKASDKTREKVTHNLELLEAWLANPSPTATVVFIAPYEKLDARKRITKIIKEHATVIESKRLEGKDLFTWIQQEAGANGSRIGPADAEFLVKMAGADLLTLSSEIGKMATYLNGEGDITADIIESLVPRTPEMDVFRLTDAYVSGKVSKTVAIYHDLLRNGEEPIMLTSLIASQVRLMVHVGLLQKKGYQQHQIAKTLSVHPYRVKLMMENRSLPSSERLLLILNKLAGIDYKLKSSSGKRERILELFFMEPLRK; encoded by the coding sequence GTGGCGACTGCAATATGGAAGAAAATAGCCGCAGGGGAAATCGATCCGGTCTACTTATTGACTGGTCTCGAACAGCATCTATTCGACTCCACAATTACTCGGCTGAAAAAAGCATTACCTGACATTGATGCTGCATCAGTTATTCGGTTTGACTTAGACGAAACACCTGTAGAGGCGGTCATTGAAGAGGCAGATACACTACCATTCCTCGAAGACCGTAAATTGATCATTGCTGGAAACGCATCATTTTTAAAAGCGTCAGATAAAACCCGAGAAAAAGTGACACATAATTTGGAGCTATTGGAAGCATGGCTGGCAAATCCGTCACCGACCGCAACGGTTGTATTTATAGCACCTTATGAAAAACTGGATGCACGAAAACGGATTACTAAAATAATAAAAGAACATGCGACTGTTATTGAATCAAAACGACTGGAAGGGAAAGATCTTTTCACGTGGATTCAGCAGGAAGCGGGGGCAAATGGATCACGAATTGGACCAGCTGACGCAGAGTTTTTAGTGAAAATGGCGGGGGCGGATTTGCTGACATTGTCATCTGAAATTGGTAAGATGGCTACATATTTGAACGGTGAAGGAGACATCACAGCTGACATTATTGAGTCGCTTGTACCTCGTACACCAGAAATGGATGTCTTCCGCTTAACTGATGCGTATGTATCTGGAAAAGTATCGAAGACGGTCGCAATCTACCATGACTTATTACGTAACGGTGAAGAACCGATAATGTTGACATCACTCATTGCTAGTCAGGTAAGGCTTATGGTGCATGTGGGTTTACTTCAGAAAAAAGGATATCAACAACATCAAATTGCGAAAACCTTAAGTGTTCATCCATACCGCGTGAAATTAATGATGGAGAATAGAAGTTTGCCCAGCTCGGAGCGTTTACTGTTAATCTTGAATAAACTTGCGGGTATTGACTATAAATTGAAATCATCAAGTGGGAAAAGGGAACGAATCTTAGAGTTGTTCTTTATGGAGCCTTTAAGGAAATAA
- the rpsT gene encoding 30S ribosomal protein S20 — protein sequence MPNIKSAIKRVKQSAAANVQNSTAKHAMRTAVRKAETAIDAKDENATGLLKDAIKKMDTAARKGLIHKNTASRQKARLTKKAL from the coding sequence ATGCCAAACATTAAATCTGCAATCAAACGCGTAAAACAAAGCGCTGCTGCTAACGTACAAAACTCGACTGCAAAGCACGCGATGCGTACTGCTGTACGTAAAGCTGAAACTGCTATCGACGCTAAAGACGAGAACGCTACTGGCCTTCTAAAAGATGCGATCAAAAAAATGGATACAGCTGCACGCAAAGGCCTTATCCACAAAAATACTGCATCACGTCAAAAAGCACGTCTTACTAAAAAAGCACTTTAA